The segment CTGCCGTGTAAACGATCTCGCTCTTTTCAGGGAAGGTCGCGGGGTCGTATGCGATGGCAGCGACTGTTGGCGCGGGAAAGCCCAGAGTCATGTCCTTGAGCCAGACTTTGAGGCCGTTGTCCCGGAAACAGGCGAGGAGCCTTGCCAAGACAGGGTCCTCAACGGCGTCGAGGTCGATGGTGGGCATTTCCGGGGTGGTGCGATCCGTCACGGCGCAGACATGCCGCTCGATGAGTTCGGCTGCTCCCTGCGCAATGGACTCCTCATAGGTGTTTCCTGCGCTGGAACCGTTGAATTCGTTGAGCTTCTTGAACAGGTCCAGGGGAATGTATTCTTCACGCCCCTGGGAAATATTGGTTACCGGTGTGAACTTCCACTGCACCAGATCAAGGATGCGAACCGCGTTCGCCGCGGAGATGTCGTCTCCGGCGGCTTTGATAATCTGGGTGATGTCCATGACCTTGCCGGGCCACTTATCAAGGGCTTCGCTCCAGGTGGCGGTGGTGAAGTCGCCATAATCATCCCAGAAGGAAAAGTAGCTGAAGCGTTCGGTCAATTCCATCAATGCCGAGGCTTCGGCCTGGATGGGGGAGGCTCCTTTGCCCATCTGCTTGCGGGTGGGCATGACCTTGCGTGCCCCTGGGCCAGTGATGGAAAGAAACACGGGGATGTCCAGGCGGCCGGTATCGATGCGTCTGGTTTCGGCGAGGATGTCGTTGCCATAGTCTTCCAGCAGCTTGCGCACGCGGGCAACGGTATCCTCGGGTGCAATGGCCTTGTCCTGGTCGGTAGTATAGGTCTTGATGCAGCTTTTGAGTTCGATCATCAAATTATCCTGCGAGTTTGCGTGGAGTCATGCGAATGACGTCGCACAGGAAGCGCTCGGTGTCGCCATCCTCGGTGGTCTTGCAACCGATGGTCTTGGAGGCTTGATGGAAATCCTGTTGAATGAGCTTGAAAAATCGCATAGCCTTGCGTTTGTGATCCCGGGAAATGAGAATCTGGGCCTCGGCTTCATGTTTGATATGAGCATTCAGGAATTTGGCAAGACCCCTGTGCAGCTTTTCGATGTACAGGACCTCTGCTCCGATAATGTAGTTGAAGCGTTTGCCCAAGCGATCTTCACTGAAGTCAGCACGTTGCACCTTGACTCGGTCGCTCAGGCCGTTTTGCAGAATATTGATTTGCGAGAAGATCAGGGCGTCGGGATTGATG is part of the Desulfovibrio ferrophilus genome and harbors:
- a CDS encoding class I SAM-dependent methyltransferase, translating into MSTNETISLAAPLDELLDYASQRFEVAFEPVSAGGHTLQVLQITNMIEYVERIASHAGRDGIELPFWAKIWPSSVILAHMIGTLPKTDNATLLEIGAGVGVCGLAAGAYGFESVITDINPDALIFSQINILQNGLSDRVKVQRADFSEDRLGKRFNYIIGAEVLYIEKLHRGLAKFLNAHIKHEAEAQILISRDHKRKAMRFFKLIQQDFHQASKTIGCKTTEDGDTERFLCDVIRMTPRKLAG